A region of the Stieleria neptunia genome:
GGCCTTGCTGCTGGCCTTGTTGCTGGCCTTGTTGTTGGCCTTGTTGTTGACCTTGCTGCTGGCCTTGTTGCTGACCTTGTTGCTGACCCTGTTGCTCGCCTTGTTGCTCGCCTTGTTGCTGTCCTTGTTGTTGACCTTGTTGCTGATCTTGTTGTTGGCCTTGTTGCTGATCTTGTTGTTGGCCTTGTTGCTGATCTTGTTGTTGGCCTTGTTGCTGACCTTGTTGCTGGCCTTGTTGCTCGCCTTGTTGTTGACCTTGTTGCTCGCCCTGTTGTTGACCCTGTTGCATTTCGGAAGCCTCCCGTTGCAGTTCCTGCTCGACGCCACGGGTGAGTTGTTCGAGTTGCTGAGCGGCGCGTCGCAACCCTTCGGTGGAATCACCCAGCACCGCATCGGCGGCTTCGTCGATGCTTTGCTGCAGTTGCTCGATTCCCTTGGCCGCTTCCTGCTCAAATTGTTCGGCTTGCGGCATAAAGCCTCGACGGACCAATTCGGCGGCATTTTCCAGCTGCTGTTCGGTTTGAGACCGTCGCGCCTGACGGAAACCGTCGTACAGCTTTTCCGCCAGCAACGGTTCGGCTTCATCGGCCTCCCTGACCGTCCGCTCCATTTTGTCGACCAGATCACGGAACCGTTCAGCCTGGTCTTCCAGCTGCTGCGGTGCGGCGTCGGTTTGTTCGTCACCGCGTAATCCCGGCGAGGCTTTTTCGACCTGCTCTCGCATCGACTGCCCAATCTTTTCTTGTTCGTTTTTCAGCTCGGTCGCTTCGCGCTGCATCTCCCGAACGGTCTCATCAAATGCCCCCGCGGCTCGTTGACGGAACTCTTCTTGCAGCTCATCCAGCTGGCGTTCGGCGCGGCGTCCGGCGGCCAGGGCCGCCGAAGCATCATTTTCCTCCGTCGCCTTGCTCGCCTGTTGCAAATCCTCGCGTGACTCTTGCAGTTTGTCGGCTTGCTCGTTCATCCGCTCGCTGTTTTCCGGCGAACGCATCCGTGATTCCAGGTCGTCCGACATCCGCAGCAATTCCTGCTGCTGCTCCCGCAACCGTTTCAACTGTCGGCGGATCTCCTCGGCTTCTTCTTCGTTCTCTGCCTGTTCCAGTGCCGACTGCAGCTTCGCCAACTCCTCGGTCAAATCCTCGGTGCGTTTGGCGAGTTCACGAAGCCGGCTGAGGACCTGTCGATCTTCCGCGGCGGCCTGTTGCTGGGCGGTTTGCTGCTGGGCCTGCTGCTGCGTTTCGTAACGGTTCTCGTCGTCGTCCAACTCCAACTCATCGAGCTGCTGTTGTCGGCTCTGGCCGCCTCCGCCGCTTTGACTTTGTTGTTGCTGTCTCTGTTGACGCGTGACTTCGAACTCACGCGATCGCAGTTTCAGCAAACTCGAAAAACTGCGTTGTGCCGACGAGCGGGCTTCGGGAAGATCAACGGCGGCAAGGTTCTTCACGGTCTCGTTCATCGCTTGGTAAGCCCGCAAACCGATCTCCTTGGACTTTGCGTCGGTCAACTTTTCCGCCATCTCTTCAAACTGGCCGATCGCATCGGTTTGGGAGTCACTGATGGTTTGGATGTCTTCCGGCGCGGGTGCGGTTCCGGCCATCTCCAGTCGGATCTGGTTCCAGATCGCGGTGATGATCTGTTTTTGCAGTTTCGCCAACTCTTCGGCTTGCTGCTGTTGGCCGGACGGCTGTCCCGGTTGCGACGGCGGCGGCGAATCGCCCTCGCGAAAGATCTCTTCGAACGGACGCACGTCGGCAAAAAACAGATCGCTTTCGGTACGACGCGGTTTTCCGTCCGGCCCGATGTCTTCGGCCCAGAAATAGTACGAAACCAAATCGTCCGGTTTCGCCTTCAACGATTCGAAGTCCAGTGTGTGATCGATGCTCGAATCGACATTGCGCGCCAGATTTTCGGCAAGCTCGACGGTCACTTCGGGCTCCTCTTCGATCCGGTACGTGATCCCCGATTTTGAAATGCCATAGTCGTCGCGAACGTTTGCACGCAGCGGCAACTCCTGGATCGCCGACACGGTCACATCGCGAGCCTTTTCGAGCTTCAATTTGGGCGGTTTGTTCGGCAACACCTTGATCGACAACTCGGGCGGATACTTGTTTTCGCGTTGTTCGTCGTCAACCAGTTTCAACAGATAGGTTTCTGATTGCTCGGCGGTAACGGTCGCAACATAGGCCGCATAGCGCTGCGTGGGATCCTCCGTTTTGGCGTCGACGATTCGGGTGGCCGGCGAACAATCGATCGCGTCGCCGCTTTTCGTCGTCAGGGTGCATGAGACGACGGGTTTGTTGAGCAGCAGCCGCCACGTCACTTCAGTCCCCTGGACCACGCTAACCTTGACCGTGTCTTCGACCGTACGTGATTTCATCTGCGTGTATTCGGGAAACTCCAGCACGGCGTCGCTGCGTCGCAACTCGGGAAACTCGAACACCTCGACCGAATACGTTTGGCTGTTCCAGCGCGGCGATTCGATTCGATACGACAGTGGTTGATCGACGCGAGACAAAAAACCGCCGACGATCGGATCGCTCAAGTTTCGTTTCATCAAGACTTCCGACAGCCTTCCATCGACGAACTCCGTGATCAACGTCGCCGACTCGGGGGCCGACTCGCTGAATTCGGCGGTCACGACCAGACTGGTGCCGCGTTCGATCGACACGTCGCCGGGCAATACCGTCACGTCCTGTTGCGTTTCGGATTGCGACGCCAGCGATGACGGCAACAGTGACACGTCGGGATCCTGCCTGAAATCGATCATGGACACGCCGATCGCGGCGGCCAACGCACCGACGCCACAAAATCGCGAGGACCACAACGACAACGTCGACACCACGGTCTGCCAATCATGGGAACGAAAATGGTCGTGCGTCTCGCCGATCAGATGCTGCCCGAGGGGTCCGGCCGTCTGTTCGTCGTCTAAGTAAGTCGCCGTCAACAGCCGTTCGCCCAAACCCGGAAACGCGGTTTCGATTTTCGCCGCCGTCGCCTGGACGCCCCCGGCCAATCGACGCGAAAGCACCCACGACGCCATCACTGCGATCACCAACACCGAGACGTTCAACGTCCAGGTCGTGACGTCGTCGATTTGCCCGAATAATTGTGCGCCGCGAAACATCAACGCGAACAACATGGCGATGATCGCGAACACAGCCAACAACGTCCAAAAGTGTCTGGAGCGGACACGACCAGAAACATGATTCATCTCACGCCGAATGCGTTCGAGTTGACGTTCCGCCATGCCGAGCTTGGAATCGAATCGGAGATCGTTTCCGGTGGAAGGGGTGTCGCTCATCGTTTCGTCACCTGAGACGGAGTTCGCGGTTTTGGAGAGAAGGTGTCGGACACGAATGACACGGGCATCTGCGTTGCTGCGCGGGGTTTCCGGACCGTCCCGCTTAGGAACGATGCGAAACGCGACGAATCCCCATGATCCGGTCGATCGAGTGTGATGTGGTGAGCGGACCGATGTACGACGTCCTTTCCAGGTCGTCGTCCGGAGTCCAGCGGACGACGGCCCGGAAGGGCCATCGTACTCGAAAAACCCGTCGTCCTAAGCTGGGCGGTTCCTTTAGCCGCCCACTGTCTCTGCGTCGCAGCGACCGGGAATCGCCTCAAGGCTAGCCACCAACGGTTGCTGATTCCCGTCGTACTGAAACCCGTGCCATGGGTGCCTGAAACCATTTGCCACATCGTTGCGGGGTGTAACATCATGCGGCTGCCTGTTGACGGGAGGAGTCTCTGGCGGCGAGCAGTGTTTCCGCCGCGATGAATCCGAGCGTGGCCAGGATCAACCATTGCCACCAGCCTTGCCGCGCTTCCAGTTCAATGTCGCGCAGCGCCCGCTCGGCGGTCTGTTCCTGCTGCCGCGCCATCGGCGACGAGACAACCGCGCCGAACTGGACGATTCGATCCAGATCAAAGGACGTGGTCACACTTTCCGTCGGATCCAAGTTGATCGCGTAGGTTTCTCCATCGGACTCCACAAAACCCGGTTCCGTCGCGACATCGTCATCACCGAGTGGATCACCAACGACCAGCGATTCCGGGGCGAGCTGCGTGTTTCGCCCCAGCATGCCCAGCAGGATCGGGACAAACTTGGTCGACAACGCCAACTGGCTTTCGGCAGGCTGCCAACCGCTCGCCAACACCCAAAGCTTACCACCGGAAAGTTCTGGATCGTCGTTGGCGATATCCCGTCGCACCAGCAACGGCGAACCGTCGTCCAACTTCAGCGTCACACTGGGCACCTGACCGAGTCCGTCGAGCTGACGGTGGTTCCAAATTCGAATGTTGCTGAAATCGTTCACACCGGGATCCGACAGCGGAGCGATCAACGCGGACTTGAAATCGACCGAAGCGATCAAGCGGTAGTCGTCAGATTCGGATTCGCCGATCTTCAGCTCGGAAGACTGTAACAAGCTCGCAAGCGCGGCCCCCGTGGCTTCATCGACCGCCCGATCGAGCACGACTAGAACACGTCCGCCGGATGACAGGTATTGCTCGATCGCATCGCGGTTAGATTCCAGTGTCGCCGAAGCATTCATGATCAGCAGCGGCGTCGTGGCCGGATCCAAGCCTTCGCCCCAGTCGTCTTCGGTCCGCACTGTCAACGTGACCTCTCGCGTGGGGTCAGACCACGGCACCTGGCTGGCGTAAAACGAAAGCGTTTCGCGAACCGATGAATCCGACCCCGGCCCAGATTCCGCCGACGGCCCATCGGACGTCGAGACATTGCGTGGCGATTCGACGAAGCGAACTTCTTGATCGATGCGTTTGGGGCGAATGAAGTGGAACGTATTGTCAAAACCGTCGCGGTCTCCCGAAACGGTTAGCGTCGCCGTCCGCGCCGGGTCGCCGTCATCATCGGCTTCGGGCAACTCGACCGAAAAGAAACGTGTTTGTCCCGGAGGCACTTGGATCACCGCGGCATCCTGGTCCTGGTTCTCAAACCGAAGTCGGAACGTGGACGTGTCGCCGTCGTCGGTCTGTGCAACCTGGACGCGAACGACGTCTCCCGCTGCGTCTCGGATGGCTTCATCGGTGTCGGCGGCCGGCGTTTGGGGCATCACCCGCAGGCTGACGTTTCCGCGGGTCGTGGCGATCAGCGTTTCCATGTCCAACCACACGCGACTGGGCCACTCATATCCCTGCAGCGTTTCGATCTCGGCGCCGGACTGCAGGTCGCTCAGCAATACGATTCGCGTTTCAATCGTCGCGCTGGCATTGGGGTTATTCGGTGTGGCCGAAGCGTTTTCGGATTCTCCGAGTTCCAAAAGAGCTGCCTGATCGGCGGCGTAGCGAATCGCTTTGCCGACATCAGTCGATTGCCACGTCGGCGTCAGTCGATCGATCGCGTCACGCGCGGCACTCTTGCGGGTGTCCGCGACCAGTTGCGTGGACTCCTCCAGTGACAAGATCGTCCGCGGCGCGGAATCAAAGGCGATCACCGAAAACAGTGTTTCATCGTCGGCCTGTTCTAGAATCTGCTTGGCTTTGCTGGTCGCCTGGTCCCACAAACCGGTGCGCTTCATGCTCGCACTCTGGTCGATCAACACGATCACCGCCTGTTTGACGCCTTCCACCGAATCCGATTCCGACAGCGGCAAAAACGGTCTGGCGAAGGCGAAGGCGAGTAGTAAAATCGCTGCGCACCGCAGCAACAACAACGGCCAGTTTTCCAGACGGCTGCGTCGTGTCAGTCGCGGCGGCGTCGAATCGAGAAACATCAGCGAACTGAATTCGACGTCGCCCTTGGGTTGGCGCCGAATCAAGTGAAACAGGATCGGTCCGGCAACAGCCAGTGCGCCCAGAAAATACAGCGGTGCCAGAAAACTCATCGCCGCACTCCCTCGCTGATCGATCGCTGCCCCGATTTGCCGAGTCGGTTGCGGGCGTTGATCAAACTGGACAGCGCCAAATCGAGCGGCTTGTCGGTGATCAGTTCATAGAACCCCACGCCGGTCGATTCACAAATCGATTCGATCTCGCGGCGGTGTCGCTCGAATCGCTCGGTGTAGTTGGCTTTTGCCGCGGACGGGTCGACGTAAATCTGTTGGCCGGTTTCGACGTCGGTCACCATCGCCGGCTTGTCGATTCCCAAGTCCAGTTCACCCGGATCGATCATCCGCAACAACACCACTTCGTGCCCGCGTGCGCGGAGCGCCGCCAATTGCGTCTTCAGCATACCCGGGGGCGCCAACAGATCGCTCATCAAAATCACCAGCCCGCGGCGTGGCACCAACGACGTCACTTGGCGGAGCGGGGCTTCGATGTCCGTGCCTTTGCCGACCGCGGGACGGGAGAGTTCGACCAGGATCTGGTGAAATTGTTTGGCACCGAGTTTGGCCGGCAAAAAATCACCGAGTTCCGCATCGAACGTCAGCACACCGACGGCGTCGTGTTGCATGGTCAGGAAATAAGCCAGCGTCGCAGCGACCGTTCGCGCGTATTCCATCTTGCTGTAGTCGATCGATCCGTAGCCCATCGAACGGCTTTGATCGACGACCAGGTAGCAACGCCGGTTGGTCTCGTCTTCGAATTTTTTGATGAAGTACCGATCGCTCCGCGCGTAGAGTTTCCAATCCAGGTTGCGCAAATCATCTCCGGGGACGTAGGCACGGTATTCGCTGAACTCGATCGAGCTGCCGTGCGTCGGACTGCGGTGCAACCCCGAGAAAAACCCTTCGACCACCGTCTTGGCGCGGAGCTTTAAACTCTTGATCCGCATCAGCGCCGAGGGGTCAACGCCGGCGCGATGATTCGCGTTCGAATTCGATCCGGCTGTTGATGATCCGGCAGCGTTTTTTCGGGCGGGGGAGGCCCCGGCATTGGCGACGGCGCTCATGGCTTGGGAATCGTCTCCAACAGCTTGTCAATGATTTGCTCGATCGTCACCCCTTCGGCTTCGGCCTTGTAGGTCGGCAGCACGCGGTGGCGGAGCGTCGGATGCGCCAGCGCCACGATGTCGTCGGTTTGCACGTGGGCGCGGCCCATCAACAGTGCGCGAGCTTTGGCGCCCAGCACCAGGGTTTGCGACGCACGTGTTCCGGCGCCCCAGCCGACCCATTCGTTGACAAAATCGGGCGAGCCTTCGCGGTTGGGGCGCGTGGTTTGAGCGATTTTGACGGCGTATTCGGCGATCGGGGTCGCGATCGGGACGTCACGCACCGTTTGCTGGAACTGCAACACATCCTCGCCGGAGAACAGCGGGTTGATCGGTTCGGGTTTCGACGCGGTTGTCCGCAACACCACCGACAACTCATCTTCGGGCGGCAGATAATCGATTTTGACGTTGAACAAGAACCGATCCAGCTGGGCTTCCGGCAGCGGGTAGGTGCCTTCCATTTCGATCGGGTTTTGCGTCGCCAAGACGAAGAACGGTTCGGGCAATTCGTAACGCGTCCCGGCCGCCGTCACTTGGTGTTCTTGCATCGCTTCGAGCATCGCCGCTTGGGTCTTGGGCGGCGTCCGGTTGATCTCATCGGCCAAAATCACGTTGGCGAACACCGGGCCTTTGACAAACGTCAGCCCACGATGCCCGTCCGCGGTTTCCTCCAGGATCTCCGTCCCGACGATATCGACCGGCATCAGATCGGGCGTGAACTGGATGCGGCTGAACTGCAAGTGAAAGACTTGGGCGACGCTGCGGACCAGCAGGGTTTTCGCCAACCCGGGAGGACCGGTGATCAAACAGTGGCCGCCGGCGAGCAGGCTGATCAACAGCTGTTCGATGACGTCGTGCTGTCCGACGATCGTTTTGGAAAGTTCGCCGACGATTTTTTCGCGGGCGTCTTGGATCTGCTCGACCACGTTGGATTCAGTGACTGTCATTGGCTAGTTGAGAGGTGGGTCCGAACAATCAAGGGCGTCCCGATGCGGGAGACCGTCGATGAAGTGGTGAAAGACAAAACGGAAAGGGCACTCGAGAAAGCGATTCAATGGTGCGGCGGGTCAATGGGTCATGGCGTAGGTGACGATGTTGATGCCCATCGGATAGGCCTTTTTGACGGAAAACTCACGAAAATATTCTTCATCTTCGCCTTCGCGTTCCCAGCCGTCCCCCAGGTCCGTGTTGTGGCAGATGAAGACCATGATCCGATCCTTGTCGTCGACGATAGCGCGATAGTGCGGCACGCTGTTGTCGCTGCCGTCGCGGGTGTCTTCCCAAGTGACCGATCCCCAAGCCCTGCCGATGGCCGGCACCTGCGGCTTTTCTTTCATGTCGTACACGTTGTGAAAGATTTCGTGGTCCAGCGGGACTTCGAACGGTTTCCGATCGGGAAAAACACGTTCCAGCTCGAACGCCAAATTTTCGTACTGGGTGTCGCCCCAAAAGTCGTCCACCATCAGAAAGCCGCCGTCGAAACAATACTTGCGTAGCGCCACCACCTCGGCTTCGCTAAACACCAACCCGCCGGGTTCGATCATGTACAGGAACGGATAGTCCGACAGGTTCTCGTCGGTCAGATTGACGATCACGGGATTAGGATTGACCTTGATCGTGGTCAACTGCTGAAGCCGCAACGAGAAATTGAGATCGCTGTCCGGGTAATCGGTTCGCCAACCGCCACCACCACCGCGGCCGTAATACGAGTCGTAGTAAACGCGGGCAAAGGTAAAGCTGTCACCGGGGAACTGCCGATCGACTTCCCATTGCGGGACGCCACGCCGGTCTTCTTCGATGCTGCGAAAGCGACGTCCCCACTGGGCCAAGGCGATGCCGGCCGCACTGACGACGAGCATCGCCGTCAGCATGACGAAGGTTTTGGATCGTTGGCGAATCATTCGACGACACTCTCCGAGGCAGGAATTTCGGACGGACCGGCGTCGCCCGGTTCCGATCGATCGGGCGCAGCGGTCACGTCTGCGCCAGACGCTTGGGGTTTCTCGTCAGCCGGCTTTTCTTCAGCTGACGTCTCTTCGGCCGGTTCCTCGTCCGCCGCGGCCTCTTCGACAGGCTGACCTTGCTCCGTCGCCTTCGGCTGTTCTTGAAGCGCGAGCAGCAAGTGGTGGGCGTCGCGATAACGCGGCGCGATCAACAAGGCGTCGATCAGGTGTTCGGTCGCCGCGTCGATCTCACCGGCAGCGGCCAGCGATTGAGCCATTTGAAAATCCAAACCGGCCACGTCCACCGGATCCATCGCTTGCAGGGCACGCAACGAATCGATCGCTTTTTCGCTTTGATCCAGCTCGCGACAGGCCGTCACCAACGATTGGTGCACGTCCAACGCAAAGGGCTGGATCTCCAGTGCATGGACGGCAGATTCGAGCACCGACGACCAGTCGTTTTGCGATTTCTCCATTTCAATGAAACGCTGCAAACTCGGCAAAGCATCGGAGGAAACTGAAAAAAGCTGTTTCAAAACCTCGCGTTCTTTCTCTACCTTCCCCAGTTCGCGGTAACAAACCGCGAGCAACTCCAGCACGCCTTCGGTCTCGCCCGTCGCCGCGTTTTTCTCCACCAGAAATTCCAGATGCTCCGCCGCGGCTTCGTATTGCATTCGCGCCAGTGCCGCCTGGGCCAGTGTCATCCGCGCCCAATAGTTGTCTGGATTCTGATCGGCCCACTTCAAAATTTCCGCCGGGTCGCGGTCGTCCTCATCCGCTTGGTTGGGCGACTGGCGACGCGTGAAATCCAGCCCGTTGCCAAAATCAGTGGCCAACGTGCGCGCATATTCAGCAAAGCCGGCTTCGATCCGCTCCATCGGGGCAATGTTTTTTGCCAGCGCTTCGTTGATCGGAATGCCCTCGGCGAGCGATTCGAGCGTGGCGTTGAGCGCTTCGGCGCCGTACTCTTCGACCAGGTAGCGGACGACCAGCGAGGATTCGTAGTAGGCGAATTGCAGATGTGTTGATGACGATGGATTGAGAAAAGCCCCGCTCAACTGGGACACCGGCGTGAAGTCATCGCCCAGGATCATCTCGCGATAGCGGGCGGTCATCGACTGTCCCCACCGGGGGTCTCGCTCCAGCTCTTCATACACAGAGATCCCTTCGCTCAACCATCGTGGCATCCGGTTCTTGGTTTTGGTCAGCGTGATCACGTGGCAAAATTCGTGCCACAGCACGCTTTTCCAATTCGTCGGTCTTGGTCCCTGCGACGCCGGGCTGTTCGCCGTGATCACGCGTCCGAAGCACACGCCCAGAAAACCTTCGCCGCCGGGAAGCCCGAACGTGCGAATCGCAAAATCGCTTTGCTTGGGAAAAATCTCCACGATCACGGGGCGCGTCAGTTCCAATTGATACTTCTCACAAAGCACCTGCTTGGCTTCGGACAACAACTCCGCGACCGCATTGCCATAAACCTTGCGCTCGCGCGGATCCATCCGGACCAGGATCTCGCCGGGTTCGCGGAGTTCTTCCAACCCCAACTCGGCGACCGGATCATCACCGTCGCTTGGCGTCGCCCCCACGTCGCTGGCCCGGATCGTTTCAAACCCGTCGATGCGATCTTTCAGTGTCATCAAGTTGTAGGCGACGACGTTGTACGGGTCTTCGGTGTTGACCTGTTCGGCGAGTTTCCAGCCGACGTCATCGTCGCCCAAACGCAATAGATCCTGAGCCAACTGGAACGTCGCCGGGATGTGTGAGGGCTCGAACGTCAACGCCAGTCGTTGATAGTGGGCCCCCTCGGCGAACCGGTACTTGTCGGACAGTTTGCGTCCGATCAAATGATCCACTTCGGGGTTGGTCGGCCACCACTGCAGCGCCTTCTCACGCAACGCTTTCTCTTCGTCGTAGTCTCCGGCCAGGTGCGCGAGCACGGCTTTGAGCGCGAATGCGGCCGGGCTTTTGGGATTCGTTTCCAGCATCCGTTCGATCGTCGTTTCGGCCCCGGCATAGTCTTCGCGATCGATCTCCTTTTCCGCCTTCAGAATCAACGTCGGCTCATAGATGGGGTTCAGCCGCAGCGATTGGATCAGTGCGGCTTGAGCCTGTTGCGAATCAGACGATTGCAGCGCGACGGCACGCAGGTATTCCAACCGCGCGTCTTCCAGTTCCCGCTGCTGGGCTTTTGCGACCGTTTCGGCGGCGACGGCAAAATCGCCCTTGCTGATGGCCAGTTCTGCGGTGGCGATCAAGGCTTCGAGATTGGTGGGGTCTGTCTCGAGGACGCGGTCGAAAAAGTTTTTGAGAATGATCCGGGCATCGATCCCGTTTTCGGCAAAAAAGCGTCCAGCGGCGATCAACGTGTCGGACGTCGCATACTTCAATTGGCCGGTTTGCAGATAGCGCTGGATCATCGCCGCTTCGCCGGCCGCCCGGTCGGGCAAATCGTTAAAGTGGGCGACATCGATCCCCAGCACGCGGAGCGGCAAACTGGTCGGATAGCGGCCGATCGCCGCGTCATAGGTTTCCAGAGCCGGTTCGTATTGTCCGGTCGCCAGTTGGCATCGGATCAGCAGTTCCGACCAGCGGCGATTCCAAATCCCCCGCTCCACTTCGGCTTTGGCGATTGCTTCCGCCTCGTCAATTTTCCCCGACAGGAACAACGCTTCGGCTTCGGAGTAATTGGCCGCCCGGGCGGGATCGCAAGGCAACAACAGCACCAGCCAGGCCAATGTGGCGACCCGCAACCAAACCGGCGCGATGACGCAGCGACGTTTCGGTTGCCCGCCGTCCGTCTGATCCGCTTGAATGCTGGACACTTGGGTGAGGTGTCGACCAGGACGACGACTCTGACAACTGGGGGCGGGGCGACGCGGTAACACAACGCGATAGGCTGACGGTCGAAACACGGCGGTGGGCACCATTGGGCGGGACGGTTCAATCGCACGACGTTCGATTGTAGCGGAACGGACCAGGGCAAGGGTCGATCGAGACAGTTCGAGCACGTTCCTATATCCGGCGCGTAGCCCGGCTGGTATCCTGTAGCGGTTCAGTAAGCGTGGCACCTTTTGATTGTGGGAACGGAATGGATAACTCGGTCGAGTCAGCAGGGAACGACGGGGCGGCGATGGGCGAGCTTTCGGCAGCCGACGCGGCACGTCTCAACGATGCCAAAAAACAGATCAGCCAAGAGCTTGGCAAAGTCATTGTCGGACAGCAGGAAGTCATCGAAGAGATCATGATCGGGCTGTTCAGTCGCGGTCACGTTCTGCTCGAAGGCGTCCCCGGGCTGGCCAAAACGTTGATGATCAGCACTCTGGCCCGAACGATGGACCTGGCGTTTTCACGCGTCCAGTTCACTCCCGACCTGATGCCCGCCGACGTCACGGGGACGGAGATCATTGAAGAGGACCGCTCGACCGGGCACCGTGGGTTTCGGTTCATGGAAGGCCCGTTGTTTGCCAACATCATCCTGGCCGACGAAATCAACCGGACGCCGCCCAAGACCC
Encoded here:
- a CDS encoding BatA domain-containing protein, which translates into the protein MSFLAPLYFLGALAVAGPILFHLIRRQPKGDVEFSSLMFLDSTPPRLTRRSRLENWPLLLLRCAAILLLAFAFARPFLPLSESDSVEGVKQAVIVLIDQSASMKRTGLWDQATSKAKQILEQADDETLFSVIAFDSAPRTILSLEESTQLVADTRKSAARDAIDRLTPTWQSTDVGKAIRYAADQAALLELGESENASATPNNPNASATIETRIVLLSDLQSGAEIETLQGYEWPSRVWLDMETLIATTRGNVSLRVMPQTPAADTDEAIRDAAGDVVRVQVAQTDDGDTSTFRLRFENQDQDAAVIQVPPGQTRFFSVELPEADDDGDPARTATLTVSGDRDGFDNTFHFIRPKRIDQEVRFVESPRNVSTSDGPSAESGPGSDSSVRETLSFYASQVPWSDPTREVTLTVRTEDDWGEGLDPATTPLLIMNASATLESNRDAIEQYLSSGGRVLVVLDRAVDEATGAALASLLQSSELKIGESESDDYRLIASVDFKSALIAPLSDPGVNDFSNIRIWNHRQLDGLGQVPSVTLKLDDGSPLLVRRDIANDDPELSGGKLWVLASGWQPAESQLALSTKFVPILLGMLGRNTQLAPESLVVGDPLGDDDVATEPGFVESDGETYAINLDPTESVTTSFDLDRIVQFGAVVSSPMARQQEQTAERALRDIELEARQGWWQWLILATLGFIAAETLLAARDSSRQQAAA
- a CDS encoding DUF58 domain-containing protein codes for the protein MSAVANAGASPARKNAAGSSTAGSNSNANHRAGVDPSALMRIKSLKLRAKTVVEGFFSGLHRSPTHGSSIEFSEYRAYVPGDDLRNLDWKLYARSDRYFIKKFEDETNRRCYLVVDQSRSMGYGSIDYSKMEYARTVAATLAYFLTMQHDAVGVLTFDAELGDFLPAKLGAKQFHQILVELSRPAVGKGTDIEAPLRQVTSLVPRRGLVILMSDLLAPPGMLKTQLAALRARGHEVVLLRMIDPGELDLGIDKPAMVTDVETGQQIYVDPSAAKANYTERFERHRREIESICESTGVGFYELITDKPLDLALSSLINARNRLGKSGQRSISEGVRR
- a CDS encoding AAA family ATPase codes for the protein MTVTESNVVEQIQDAREKIVGELSKTIVGQHDVIEQLLISLLAGGHCLITGPPGLAKTLLVRSVAQVFHLQFSRIQFTPDLMPVDIVGTEILEETADGHRGLTFVKGPVFANVILADEINRTPPKTQAAMLEAMQEHQVTAAGTRYELPEPFFVLATQNPIEMEGTYPLPEAQLDRFLFNVKIDYLPPEDELSVVLRTTASKPEPINPLFSGEDVLQFQQTVRDVPIATPIAEYAVKIAQTTRPNREGSPDFVNEWVGWGAGTRASQTLVLGAKARALLMGRAHVQTDDIVALAHPTLRHRVLPTYKAEAEGVTIEQIIDKLLETIPKP
- a CDS encoding DUF4159 domain-containing protein, with the translated sequence MLVVSAAGIALAQWGRRFRSIEEDRRGVPQWEVDRQFPGDSFTFARVYYDSYYGRGGGGGWRTDYPDSDLNFSLRLQQLTTIKVNPNPVIVNLTDENLSDYPFLYMIEPGGLVFSEAEVVALRKYCFDGGFLMVDDFWGDTQYENLAFELERVFPDRKPFEVPLDHEIFHNVYDMKEKPQVPAIGRAWGSVTWEDTRDGSDNSVPHYRAIVDDKDRIMVFICHNTDLGDGWEREGEDEEYFREFSVKKAYPMGINIVTYAMTH
- a CDS encoding tetratricopeptide repeat protein produces the protein MFRPSAYRVVLPRRPAPSCQSRRPGRHLTQVSSIQADQTDGGQPKRRCVIAPVWLRVATLAWLVLLLPCDPARAANYSEAEALFLSGKIDEAEAIAKAEVERGIWNRRWSELLIRCQLATGQYEPALETYDAAIGRYPTSLPLRVLGIDVAHFNDLPDRAAGEAAMIQRYLQTGQLKYATSDTLIAAGRFFAENGIDARIILKNFFDRVLETDPTNLEALIATAELAISKGDFAVAAETVAKAQQRELEDARLEYLRAVALQSSDSQQAQAALIQSLRLNPIYEPTLILKAEKEIDREDYAGAETTIERMLETNPKSPAAFALKAVLAHLAGDYDEEKALREKALQWWPTNPEVDHLIGRKLSDKYRFAEGAHYQRLALTFEPSHIPATFQLAQDLLRLGDDDVGWKLAEQVNTEDPYNVVAYNLMTLKDRIDGFETIRASDVGATPSDGDDPVAELGLEELREPGEILVRMDPRERKVYGNAVAELLSEAKQVLCEKYQLELTRPVIVEIFPKQSDFAIRTFGLPGGEGFLGVCFGRVITANSPASQGPRPTNWKSVLWHEFCHVITLTKTKNRMPRWLSEGISVYEELERDPRWGQSMTARYREMILGDDFTPVSQLSGAFLNPSSSTHLQFAYYESSLVVRYLVEEYGAEALNATLESLAEGIPINEALAKNIAPMERIEAGFAEYARTLATDFGNGLDFTRRQSPNQADEDDRDPAEILKWADQNPDNYWARMTLAQAALARMQYEAAAEHLEFLVEKNAATGETEGVLELLAVCYRELGKVEKEREVLKQLFSVSSDALPSLQRFIEMEKSQNDWSSVLESAVHALEIQPFALDVHQSLVTACRELDQSEKAIDSLRALQAMDPVDVAGLDFQMAQSLAAAGEIDAATEHLIDALLIAPRYRDAHHLLLALQEQPKATEQGQPVEEAAADEEPAEETSAEEKPADEKPQASGADVTAAPDRSEPGDAGPSEIPASESVVE